A genomic region of Paenibacillus sp. PL2-23 contains the following coding sequences:
- a CDS encoding M15 family metallopeptidase: MTPIERNLQAAPASPIPTQPRYPVRRRRLRGWLLVLFLLMLAGAILTYRSDSIARTLPFIVKEAPPIVALHPIVEAKSKELVMAAESLGISVLVTDGFRSHEEQEALYAQGRTTAGPVVTHVRGGASYHNYGLAIDFALLTPKGKAIWDLEYDGNRNGASDWMEVVAIAKRLGFTWGGNWQGFKDYPHLQMDFGYSISELKRGHRPPAEPQDGME; this comes from the coding sequence ATGACGCCGATTGAAAGGAATCTGCAGGCAGCGCCTGCTTCTCCTATTCCCACGCAGCCGCGCTACCCCGTCAGAAGGCGGCGCCTTCGGGGCTGGCTGCTCGTCTTGTTCCTGCTTATGCTCGCCGGAGCTATTCTGACATACCGCTCCGACTCTATCGCGCGGACGCTTCCCTTCATCGTAAAGGAAGCACCGCCTATCGTTGCCCTACATCCCATAGTGGAGGCGAAGTCCAAGGAGCTGGTAATGGCGGCGGAATCGCTTGGCATCTCCGTCCTTGTGACTGACGGCTTCCGCAGCCATGAGGAGCAGGAAGCGTTGTACGCCCAGGGAAGAACAACGGCGGGGCCCGTCGTTACTCACGTAAGAGGCGGCGCCTCCTATCATAATTACGGGCTTGCTATCGATTTCGCCCTGCTGACGCCGAAGGGCAAAGCGATCTGGGATCTGGAATATGACGGCAACCGCAATGGCGCCTCCGACTGGATGGAGGTTGTCGCGATCGCCAAACGGCTAGGCTTCACCTGGGGCGGCAACTGGCAGGGCTTCAAGGACTATCCCCATCTGCAGATGGACTTCGGCTATTCCATTAGCGAGCTTAAGAGAGGGCATCGCCCCCCGGCTGAGCCCCAGGATGGGATGGAATAA
- a CDS encoding thioredoxin family protein: MPLHELQEPELLQISEARVGRAAVLFSTPMCGTCKVAERMLEVAEAAGVDYPLAKININFAPRLREQWQIASVPCLVILRNGVLLRKEYAMRSVDYLFGLLKDAGATKR; encoded by the coding sequence TTGCCGCTGCACGAGCTACAGGAACCCGAATTGCTTCAGATCAGCGAGGCCCGCGTTGGCAGAGCCGCCGTCCTCTTCTCTACGCCCATGTGCGGCACCTGCAAGGTAGCCGAGCGCATGCTGGAGGTCGCGGAGGCCGCCGGCGTTGATTATCCGCTGGCCAAGATTAACATCAACTTCGCTCCTCGCCTTCGAGAGCAATGGCAAATTGCCAGCGTTCCCTGCCTGGTCATTCTGAGAAATGGCGTACTGCTCCGGAAGGAATACGCCATGCGCTCCGTTGACTATTTGTTCGGCCTGCTGAAGGATGCTGGAGCAACGAAGAGATAG
- a CDS encoding thymidine kinase, with translation MAQLYYKYGTMNSGKSFEIIKVAHNYEEQGKAVLIYSPAVSARGSVDRVGSRVGFEREAIPVGESTNLFDSVTEQVAASGRIYCVLIDEAQFLKRQHILELTRVVDELNIPVMAFGLKNDFQNQLFEGSYNLLVHADKIEEIKTICWYCDRKATMVIRFRDGLPVNSGQQIQIGGNEDYKPVCRRCYNRAFQESAV, from the coding sequence TTGGCACAGCTTTATTACAAATACGGAACGATGAACAGCGGCAAATCATTCGAAATTATTAAGGTGGCGCATAATTACGAGGAGCAGGGCAAGGCGGTGCTGATCTATTCCCCGGCCGTCAGCGCCAGAGGCAGCGTGGATCGGGTCGGCTCCCGCGTCGGGTTCGAGCGGGAGGCGATTCCGGTAGGCGAATCGACGAATTTATTCGACAGCGTGACGGAGCAGGTTGCCGCTTCGGGACGTATCTACTGCGTCTTGATTGACGAAGCGCAGTTCCTGAAGCGTCAACATATTCTGGAGCTGACTCGCGTCGTAGATGAGCTGAACATTCCGGTCATGGCGTTCGGATTAAAAAATGATTTCCAGAATCAGCTGTTCGAGGGCAGCTACAATCTGCTTGTACATGCGGACAAGATTGAGGAAATCAAGACGATCTGCTGGTACTGTGACCGCAAAGCGACGATGGTCATCCGCTTCCGCGACGGTCTGCCAGTCAATTCAGGCCAGCAGATTCAGATTGGGGGCAACGAGGATTATAAGCCGGTCTGCCGCAGATGCTATAATCGGGCATTTCAGGAATCGGCGGTTTAA
- a CDS encoding MEKHLA domain-containing protein, with product MYTVKEKTLSSEAVRWIGTKEEHARLLLDSYKRLTGKTLLVEQAGQSLAEAMEEAPFVVLSHGLEDDPILNYGNRMARKLWEIDEATLLTTPSRLTAEPMERDERARFLARVSEQGYVDDYTGIRISSLGRRFFIVNATVWNLVDDSGAYRGQAAMFAEHRDI from the coding sequence ATGTACACGGTCAAGGAAAAGACATTATCAAGTGAAGCCGTTCGCTGGATCGGCACGAAGGAGGAGCATGCCAGGCTGCTGCTCGACAGCTATAAGCGGTTAACGGGCAAGACGCTTCTCGTCGAGCAGGCTGGGCAGTCACTGGCGGAAGCGATGGAAGAGGCGCCCTTTGTTGTGCTGTCGCATGGGCTTGAGGACGATCCCATACTCAATTACGGCAATCGTATGGCAAGGAAGCTGTGGGAGATCGATGAGGCTACACTGCTCACGACACCGTCGAGACTGACAGCGGAGCCCATGGAAAGGGATGAGCGAGCACGCTTCCTCGCGCGAGTGTCAGAGCAAGGTTACGTGGATGACTATACGGGAATCCGCATCTCCAGCTTAGGCAGGCGGTTCTTCATCGTGAACGCAACGGTATGGAATCTTGTGGATGATTCGGGGGCATACAGGGGACAAGCAGCGATGTTCGCCGAGCATCGAGATATATAA
- a CDS encoding DEAD/DEAH box helicase, whose product MNDPFMASKRPGKVYLSSDSDRIVADGLLSLFRDQQPAVGRPGPGARLLRDERERLSVEFAIQLLPDGNERHRFGIELRLGPDRLYIVSHISSLLDAMEQGTEHTLTKTFRYDPKRHTFSQEDERVLQLLIRLAQEEERTKNVLFSSSYPSASASPSDKIMLILPYLAEELLDALSAAQEVKLEAYDGIYRKHAKPSAVYSGVRLAEAGERLPLRFALDRDSSGSGYVLTADGVARLFVLDGYGLVFLDGRFYRVGSEAMKRLGGVKSLLTAATRDSEDAERIVVAPEQIELLMERAIPGLAKLGRVDISEAISNQILYKPLQARIYLDRVRGRLLAGLEFQYGDIVINPLEPSDKPRGVDRILMRELEKEAHILALMEDERFGRTEGGYILEGDDAEFYFLHDVVPLLEQHLTIYATSAVKLRVVSDAPPMKLHIAWEERTDWLHFRFRMDGISEGEIKAIVRAVQEKQRYYKLASGALLPLHTEGFQALLRVMNGVGLHQPLLFDDSFSVPVPIHRAFALADEPLEGSTIKLGRALRELLDNLKHPDRLDFPVPDSLTDKLRDYQAFGYQWMKTLASYRFGGILADEMGLGKTIQSIAYLVSVKEAIRETRQPALIVAPASLMYNWRNELARFAPELRTIVADGSRQERLYAVADGGDPPDVFITSYPLLRRDRQHYAERTFHTLILDEAQAFKNDSTQTAGAVRQLRAAFKFALTGTPIENRLEELWSILRAVFPELLPGKKEFGDMTREAIARRCRPFILRRLKQDVLQELPEKIETIHASELLPEQKKLYAAYLAKLRQDSLKHLDSDDSGRSRIRILAGITRLRQLCCHPALFVEGYDGRSAKFEQLLELVEECRSSGKRALIFSQFTEMLALIKRELGYRGISFFYLDGGTPPSERVELCSRFNEGERDLFLLSLKAGGTGLNLTGADTVILYDLWWNPAVEQQAADRAHRIGQKNVVQIIRLVAEGTVEDKMHELQQRKKNLIDDVIESDNDAVSALTEQDIRELLSLEKS is encoded by the coding sequence ATGAATGATCCATTTATGGCAAGCAAAAGACCCGGCAAGGTTTATCTCAGCAGCGATTCCGATCGAATAGTCGCCGACGGGCTGCTCTCGCTCTTCCGGGACCAGCAGCCGGCAGTGGGCAGACCGGGACCGGGAGCCCGCCTGTTAAGGGACGAACGAGAGAGGTTATCCGTTGAATTCGCCATTCAGCTGCTCCCGGACGGGAACGAACGGCATCGCTTCGGCATAGAGCTAAGGCTGGGCCCGGATCGCCTGTATATCGTCTCCCATATTTCCAGCTTGCTGGACGCAATGGAGCAAGGCACAGAACATACGTTGACGAAGACATTCCGTTATGATCCGAAGCGGCATACCTTCTCGCAGGAGGATGAGCGCGTGCTGCAGCTTCTGATTCGGCTGGCACAGGAGGAGGAGCGGACGAAAAACGTATTGTTCAGCAGCAGCTATCCTTCTGCTTCGGCCTCGCCCAGCGACAAAATCATGCTTATCCTGCCTTACCTCGCGGAGGAGCTGCTAGATGCCTTATCCGCCGCTCAGGAGGTCAAGCTTGAAGCGTACGACGGGATATATCGCAAGCACGCGAAGCCATCCGCCGTCTACTCAGGTGTCCGGCTCGCGGAAGCCGGCGAGCGGCTTCCGCTTCGCTTCGCCCTGGACCGCGACTCCAGCGGCAGCGGCTATGTGCTGACTGCTGACGGAGTGGCCCGTCTCTTCGTGCTGGACGGCTACGGTCTCGTGTTCCTGGACGGCCGATTCTATCGAGTCGGCTCAGAGGCCATGAAGAGGCTGGGAGGGGTGAAATCGCTTCTGACCGCCGCCACACGCGACTCAGAGGATGCCGAGCGGATCGTTGTCGCGCCGGAGCAGATTGAATTACTTATGGAGCGCGCCATTCCAGGGCTCGCGAAGCTGGGCCGGGTCGACATATCCGAAGCGATATCGAACCAAATCCTATATAAGCCGCTCCAGGCCCGAATCTATTTGGACCGCGTGCGCGGCAGGCTTCTGGCTGGCCTCGAATTCCAATATGGCGACATCGTCATTAATCCGCTGGAGCCCTCGGACAAGCCGCGAGGCGTCGACCGGATACTCATGCGCGAGCTGGAGAAGGAAGCTCACATTCTCGCGCTAATGGAGGACGAGCGGTTCGGACGAACGGAAGGCGGCTACATCCTGGAGGGGGACGACGCTGAGTTTTATTTTCTCCATGATGTCGTGCCCCTTCTGGAGCAGCATCTGACCATCTACGCCACATCCGCTGTCAAGCTGCGCGTGGTATCCGACGCTCCGCCGATGAAGCTGCATATCGCTTGGGAGGAGCGTACTGACTGGCTCCACTTCCGCTTCCGGATGGACGGCATCTCGGAGGGGGAGATCAAAGCGATCGTCCGCGCCGTGCAGGAGAAGCAGCGTTATTACAAGCTGGCAAGCGGAGCGCTGCTTCCCTTGCATACGGAAGGCTTTCAGGCGCTGCTGCGGGTTATGAACGGAGTGGGGCTTCATCAGCCGCTTCTGTTCGACGACAGCTTCTCTGTGCCGGTCCCGATCCATCGGGCCTTCGCCCTGGCGGACGAGCCCCTGGAGGGCAGTACAATCAAGCTCGGGAGAGCGCTGCGGGAGCTGCTGGACAACCTGAAGCATCCCGACCGGCTGGATTTCCCTGTGCCGGACTCGCTGACGGACAAGCTGCGGGATTATCAGGCATTCGGCTACCAATGGATGAAGACGCTGGCAAGCTACAGGTTTGGCGGCATCCTCGCGGATGAGATGGGATTGGGCAAAACAATCCAAAGCATCGCCTACTTGGTATCGGTGAAGGAGGCGATCCGGGAAACACGTCAGCCCGCGCTTATTGTAGCCCCCGCTTCGCTGATGTACAACTGGCGCAACGAGCTGGCGAGATTCGCGCCGGAGCTGCGGACAATTGTCGCTGACGGCAGCAGGCAAGAGCGGCTGTACGCGGTTGCCGATGGCGGCGACCCGCCCGATGTGTTCATCACCTCCTACCCGCTTCTGCGCAGAGACCGCCAGCATTATGCGGAACGCACCTTCCATACGCTGATTCTGGATGAAGCGCAGGCGTTCAAGAACGACAGCACCCAGACCGCCGGGGCGGTCAGACAGCTTCGCGCGGCGTTCAAATTCGCTTTGACGGGCACTCCGATCGAGAACAGGCTGGAGGAGCTGTGGTCCATTCTCCGCGCCGTATTCCCGGAGCTTCTGCCAGGCAAAAAGGAATTCGGAGACATGACGCGGGAAGCTATAGCGAGGCGCTGCCGGCCGTTCATCCTTCGCAGGCTGAAGCAGGACGTGCTTCAGGAGCTGCCGGAGAAGATCGAGACCATTCATGCCTCTGAGCTGCTGCCGGAGCAGAAGAAGCTGTATGCCGCCTATCTGGCGAAGCTGCGGCAGGACTCCTTGAAGCATCTGGACAGCGACGATTCTGGCCGGTCGCGCATCCGTATACTGGCGGGCATTACGCGGCTGCGCCAGCTCTGCTGCCACCCGGCGCTGTTCGTAGAGGGCTACGACGGCCGCTCCGCCAAGTTCGAGCAGCTGCTGGAGCTGGTGGAGGAATGCCGGAGCTCCGGCAAGCGCGCCTTGATCTTCTCCCAGTTCACCGAGATGCTGGCGCTGATCAAGCGGGAGCTTGGCTATCGCGGCATCTCCTTCTTCTACCTGGACGGCGGCACGCCCCCTTCCGAAAGAGTCGAGCTTTGCAGCCGGTTCAACGAAGGCGAGCGCGACTTGTTCCTGCTGTCGCTCAAGGCCGGCGGAACTGGTCTCAACCTGACAGGCGCAGATACGGTCATTCTGTACGATCTATGGTGGAATCCCGCCGTCGAGCAGCAGGCTGCAGACCGCGCTCATCGAATCGGCCAGAAGAACGTCGTTCAGATCATTCGTCTAGTAGCCGAGGGTACGGTGGAAGACAAGATGCACGAGCTTCAGCAGCGCAAAAAAAACCTGATCGACGATGTCATTGAATCCGACAACGATGCGGTATCTGCCCTAACCGAGCAGGATATTCGCGAGCTTCTATCGCTGGAGAAGAGCTAG
- a CDS encoding DUF72 domain-containing protein produces the protein MAISIGLAGWGDHDSLYPAGTKPGNRLSVYGSHFPVVEVDSTFYAIQPQERFAAWVSGSPASLRFVVKAYQGMTGHQRGPAAAAHDPNAMSEAFCRMLEPALSSGRLTAALFQYPPWFDCTSRNVKGLREMKRRMEGFPCALEFRHQSWFQGDMRERTLAFMREEGWIHSVCDEPQAGIGSIPEVLEATDAETTLVRFHGRNAAHWNNGGGPNWREVRYLYQYSDEELLEWKSKLETLAEKSREVAVIFNNNSGGHAAGNAKTLMAMLGQRKPDGGDPLASLPAQPPPPEQLELF, from the coding sequence ATGGCCATATCAATAGGACTAGCGGGCTGGGGTGATCACGACTCGCTGTACCCGGCGGGCACAAAGCCTGGCAATCGGCTGAGCGTGTACGGCAGCCACTTCCCGGTTGTGGAGGTCGACAGCACCTTCTATGCGATACAGCCGCAGGAGCGGTTCGCGGCATGGGTGAGCGGCTCGCCGGCCAGCCTGCGGTTTGTGGTCAAAGCCTATCAGGGCATGACGGGCCATCAGCGGGGTCCGGCTGCCGCAGCTCATGACCCGAATGCCATGTCGGAAGCGTTCTGCCGTATGCTGGAGCCAGCTCTCTCGAGCGGCAGGCTGACGGCAGCGCTGTTCCAATATCCTCCTTGGTTCGACTGCACGAGCCGCAATGTGAAGGGACTGCGGGAGATGAAGCGGCGTATGGAGGGCTTCCCGTGCGCGCTGGAGTTCCGGCATCAGAGCTGGTTCCAAGGCGACATGAGGGAGAGGACGCTTGCTTTCATGCGCGAGGAGGGATGGATACACAGTGTCTGCGACGAGCCCCAGGCCGGAATCGGCAGTATTCCGGAGGTGCTGGAGGCGACGGACGCGGAGACAACCCTTGTCCGCTTCCACGGCAGGAACGCTGCCCATTGGAACAATGGCGGCGGTCCCAACTGGCGCGAGGTGCGTTATCTCTATCAATACTCCGACGAGGAGCTTCTGGAGTGGAAGTCGAAGCTGGAGACGCTGGCGGAGAAGAGTCGAGAGGTCGCCGTCATCTTCAACAACAACTCGGGCGGACATGCCGCCGGCAATGCCAAGACCTTAATGGCGATGCTGGGGCAGAGAAAGCCGGACGGCGGCGATCCGCTTGCTTCGCTGCCAGCCCAGCCGCCGCCGCCCGAGCAGCTTGAGCTGTTCTGA
- a CDS encoding DinB family protein yields the protein MTLMQNRELKQKDGSQLLRPSEEKGAFPPSIEAFGRLREETIDFAESVPASQLDRIMEGSQTSIRWHLGHLLAAWDHGIFPKLGGSWLLPTPYHTLFPEGTSPSSWSEEPPSQKELVTRLREQMEDIMDELSSHLDYPLAEPFKEMSSMSEVLDYLLDKERQELKTMKELADAIV from the coding sequence ATGACGTTGATGCAGAACAGAGAGCTGAAGCAAAAGGACGGGTCCCAGCTATTGAGGCCATCTGAGGAAAAGGGGGCTTTCCCCCCATCCATAGAGGCGTTTGGCAGGCTGCGGGAGGAGACGATTGACTTCGCTGAAAGTGTGCCCGCATCCCAGCTGGATCGTATCATGGAGGGCAGCCAAACGAGTATTCGCTGGCATCTGGGTCATCTGCTGGCAGCGTGGGATCATGGCATATTCCCGAAGCTGGGAGGGAGCTGGCTGCTTCCGACCCCCTATCATACCCTTTTCCCCGAGGGTACAAGCCCCAGCTCCTGGAGCGAGGAGCCGCCGTCTCAGAAGGAGCTTGTTACGCGGCTGAGGGAGCAGATGGAGGACATCATGGACGAGCTCTCCTCTCATCTGGATTATCCGCTGGCAGAGCCGTTCAAGGAGATGTCCTCCATGTCGGAAGTACTGGATTATTTGCTCGACAAGGAGCGGCAGGAGTTGAAGACGATGAAGGAGCTGGCGGACGCGATCGTTTGA
- a CDS encoding IS110 family transposase produces MKLFVGIDVSSKELETCFMNVDGDKLETLTVKNNLEGASYLRDRIVALADKHAIAEIHIGLESTSVYSWHPAMYLHQDASLRERGAKVFTINPKLVSKFRDAYPDLDKTDRLDAWVIADRLRFGRLTTTVVMQEQYVALQRLTRMRFHLIHNLTREKQYFLQSLFYKCNAFTTEVESSVFGHAILEMLSEKYSLDDIATKEVGDLADYLRDKGRNRFPDPENVAACIQKAARASYRLSKVVEDSIDLVLGTSIQAIRSIQAQLKDLDKAIEKILETIPGALCLRSVPGIDRVYAAGILAELGDIERFSDQAAVAKYAGLTWRRQQSGAFEAEDTKRIKSGNRFLRYYLVEAANSVKNRDEEFGEYYRKKFKEVPKHQHKRALVLTARKLVRLVDVLLRNGQLYTPRRKVTPAKD; encoded by the coding sequence ATGAAGCTTTTTGTCGGTATTGACGTCAGCTCGAAAGAGCTGGAAACGTGTTTCATGAATGTGGACGGTGATAAGTTAGAGACACTCACCGTCAAGAATAATCTCGAAGGCGCTTCGTACCTCAGAGACCGCATCGTTGCTCTGGCGGACAAGCATGCAATCGCAGAGATCCATATTGGTCTCGAGTCTACTTCGGTGTACAGCTGGCATCCCGCCATGTACTTGCATCAGGACGCTTCACTCCGAGAGCGGGGCGCCAAGGTCTTCACGATTAATCCAAAGCTGGTCAGCAAGTTCCGAGATGCTTATCCCGATCTGGACAAGACCGACAGGCTAGATGCTTGGGTCATCGCCGATCGCCTTCGCTTCGGGCGACTGACGACCACCGTCGTCATGCAGGAGCAGTATGTCGCGCTCCAGCGCCTGACGCGCATGCGATTTCACTTGATCCACAACCTGACGCGCGAGAAGCAATACTTCTTACAGAGCCTGTTCTACAAGTGCAACGCCTTTACGACCGAAGTCGAGAGCTCTGTATTCGGCCATGCCATCCTTGAGATGCTGTCCGAGAAGTATAGCCTAGACGACATCGCGACGAAGGAGGTTGGCGATCTGGCTGACTACTTACGGGACAAAGGGCGCAATCGCTTCCCAGATCCCGAGAACGTTGCTGCCTGCATACAAAAGGCCGCCAGAGCTTCCTACCGCCTCTCCAAGGTGGTTGAGGACTCCATTGACCTTGTACTCGGCACATCGATCCAAGCCATTCGAAGCATCCAGGCTCAACTGAAAGATTTGGACAAGGCGATCGAGAAGATTCTAGAGACCATTCCAGGAGCCCTTTGCCTGCGTTCCGTTCCCGGCATTGATCGCGTCTACGCTGCCGGTATCCTAGCTGAGCTCGGCGACATCGAACGCTTCAGTGATCAAGCCGCTGTTGCCAAGTATGCCGGACTTACATGGCGCAGACAACAATCTGGCGCATTCGAGGCAGAAGATACGAAACGCATTAAATCCGGCAACCGATTCCTTCGCTATTACCTGGTTGAAGCTGCCAACTCGGTGAAAAACCGCGATGAAGAATTTGGTGAATACTACCGAAAGAAATTTAAAGAAGTTCCTAAGCACCAACATAAACGCGCCCTCGTCTTAACGGCAAGAAAACTTGTGCGTCTGGTCGATGTGCTGCTACGCAACGGCCAACTCTATACGCCACGAAGGAAGGTGACGCCTGCGAAGGATTAA
- a CDS encoding ribonuclease H-like YkuK family protein, translating to MMRRQIPLLHECVFRNLSDRDMELDEVFRRIQQFMRLEPRGSYQLVIGTDAQVHNGHTKFVTAVVIVRQGRGAWFCYRHVILPREVKSIQEKLGLETSFSQEIAMFFDAGKRAQLEDIIMPHVYSGAEFHMYIDIDAGTDMRRNATAAYVPDMVGRVEAMGMSARVKPEAIVASAVSDRFTKSPYRTSKKLAAKQQPSSGAGAGGY from the coding sequence ATGATGAGACGACAGATTCCTCTGCTTCATGAGTGTGTTTTCCGCAATCTAAGCGATCGGGATATGGAGCTGGACGAAGTATTCCGGCGCATTCAACAGTTCATGCGGCTTGAGCCGCGGGGCTCGTATCAGCTTGTGATCGGCACGGATGCACAGGTGCATAACGGCCATACCAAATTTGTGACGGCTGTTGTGATTGTCAGGCAGGGCCGAGGCGCCTGGTTCTGCTACCGTCATGTCATTCTGCCGAGGGAAGTGAAATCGATCCAGGAGAAGCTGGGACTGGAAACCTCGTTCAGCCAGGAGATCGCCATGTTCTTCGATGCCGGCAAGCGGGCTCAGCTTGAGGATATCATAATGCCGCATGTGTACTCGGGCGCTGAATTCCACATGTACATCGACATTGACGCGGGAACGGACATGAGGCGCAACGCGACCGCCGCGTATGTGCCGGACATGGTTGGCCGCGTTGAAGCGATGGGCATGTCAGCCCGCGTCAAGCCGGAAGCCATTGTGGCGTCCGCGGTGTCGGATCGGTTCACGAAATCGCCGTACAGGACTTCCAAAAAGCTGGCCGCCAAGCAGCAGCCCAGCTCCGGCGCTGGCGCCGGCGGCTACTGA
- a CDS encoding TerC family protein, translating to MEIGLLLEYGWVLLVLVALEGLLAADNALVLAIMVKHLPEEERKKALFYGLAGAFVFRFASLFIISFLVDVWQVQAIGALYLLFIALNHIFRKAVVKKSEEAARQRTGKEPKKSGFWMTVLKVEIADIAFAIDSILAAVALAVALPQTSLPNIGGMDGGHFAVIFMGGFIGLLIMRFAATLFVKLLESRPGLEIAAFCIVGWVGVKLAVHTLAHPSLHVIPHDFAESAGWKLTFYAVLVGIALAGWLLSGKKSGAAHGYEGKDKKQAEGV from the coding sequence ATGGAAATCGGATTGTTGCTGGAATATGGCTGGGTGCTGCTCGTGCTGGTAGCGCTGGAGGGGCTGCTGGCGGCAGATAATGCGCTTGTGCTGGCTATTATGGTGAAGCATCTGCCGGAGGAGGAGCGGAAAAAAGCGCTGTTCTATGGACTTGCGGGAGCATTCGTATTCCGGTTCGCGTCGCTGTTCATTATTTCGTTCCTGGTGGATGTGTGGCAGGTGCAGGCGATTGGCGCCTTGTATTTGCTGTTTATTGCGCTTAACCATATATTCCGCAAGGCTGTTGTCAAGAAGAGCGAGGAAGCCGCGCGCCAAAGGACGGGCAAGGAGCCGAAGAAAAGCGGCTTTTGGATGACGGTGCTGAAGGTGGAAATCGCGGACATCGCGTTTGCGATCGACTCCATACTGGCGGCTGTCGCGCTGGCGGTGGCGCTGCCTCAGACGAGTCTGCCGAATATCGGCGGTATGGACGGGGGACATTTTGCCGTCATCTTCATGGGCGGGTTTATCGGGCTGCTCATTATGCGCTTTGCGGCTACGCTGTTCGTGAAGCTGCTGGAAAGCAGGCCTGGACTTGAAATTGCAGCCTTCTGCATCGTGGGCTGGGTTGGCGTGAAGCTGGCGGTTCATACGCTGGCGCATCCATCGCTTCATGTCATCCCACATGATTTCGCAGAATCGGCCGGCTGGAAGCTGACCTTCTACGCCGTGCTTGTCGGTATTGCGCTGGCAGGCTGGCTCCTGTCCGGCAAGAAGTCTGGTGCGGCGCATGGCTATGAGGGTAAAGACAAGAAACAGGCGGAAGGGGTATAA
- a CDS encoding LLM class flavin-dependent oxidoreductase: MTQGEKAEHREKAGPSFRVPLSVLDVSPIIQGGTVAESLRNTLDLAQHAEGLQYTRYWLAEHHNSPSIASSATSVVIGHVAGGTSTIRVGAGGIMLPNHAPLVIAEQFGTLDALYPGRIDLGLGRAPGTDQLTAAALRGARGTNGGNFPEQLEQLRAYMDPSRAEAAMAVRAIPGEGAQVPIWLLGSSDFSAMLAAQLGLPFAFAGHFSPTYTVPAMKLYRNNFQPGVLDEPYGMVAVNVVAADTDQEAAYLATSMQQLFLSFIRNRPGPLPPPVRDMEALWSEQEKYALQQQLGSSIAGGPATVREKLSAFAEATGADEIMIAAHIYDHGARKRSYEIIAGL; this comes from the coding sequence ATGACACAAGGGGAGAAAGCAGAGCATCGCGAGAAGGCAGGTCCTTCATTCCGCGTACCGTTGTCTGTGCTTGACGTGTCCCCCATTATTCAGGGCGGGACGGTTGCGGAATCGCTTAGGAATACATTGGATTTGGCCCAGCATGCCGAGGGGCTTCAATATACCCGATATTGGCTGGCGGAGCATCATAATTCACCCAGCATTGCCAGCTCCGCCACGTCAGTCGTCATCGGCCATGTCGCGGGCGGAACATCGACGATTCGTGTAGGAGCGGGAGGGATCATGCTGCCGAATCATGCGCCGCTGGTCATCGCAGAGCAATTCGGAACGCTTGATGCGCTGTATCCCGGCCGCATCGATCTGGGACTTGGCCGCGCGCCGGGCACGGATCAGCTCACAGCGGCAGCGCTTCGCGGGGCAAGGGGGACGAACGGGGGCAATTTCCCTGAGCAGCTGGAGCAGCTCCGAGCATACATGGACCCCTCCAGGGCCGAAGCGGCTATGGCGGTCAGAGCCATTCCCGGCGAAGGGGCGCAGGTGCCGATCTGGCTGCTGGGCTCCAGCGATTTCAGCGCGATGCTAGCGGCGCAGCTTGGCTTGCCGTTTGCGTTCGCCGGCCATTTCTCGCCCACCTATACCGTGCCTGCCATGAAGCTGTACCGGAACAACTTCCAGCCCGGCGTGCTGGATGAGCCTTACGGGATGGTAGCGGTTAATGTCGTGGCAGCGGATACGGACCAGGAAGCGGCTTATCTCGCCACTTCCATGCAGCAGCTGTTCCTCAGCTTCATCCGGAATCGTCCCGGCCCGCTGCCGCCGCCAGTACGCGATATGGAGGCCCTATGGTCGGAGCAGGAGAAATATGCGCTGCAGCAGCAGCTGGGCTCCTCTATTGCAGGAGGACCCGCCACAGTGCGAGAGAAGCTGTCCGCCTTCGCGGAAGCGACCGGCGCTGATGAAATTATGATAGCCGCCCATATCTACGATCATGGGGCTAGAAAACGCTCGTACGAAATTATTGCGGGCTTGTAG